From Rudanella lutea DSM 19387, a single genomic window includes:
- a CDS encoding DinB family protein, protein MTKAHINPMPGFFDRYIKLAPDGELNDALAAGARLETLLPAQTLENLGDYRYAPGKWTVKDIVQHLIDTERIMAYRALRFARNDQTRLPGFEEDDFAQYAQASRRSLTDLYDEYALQRQSTRALFRSFDAGMLQRTGICFNQTISVLALGFVLVGHPIHHARVIQERYVPGVQK, encoded by the coding sequence ATGACCAAAGCCCACATTAACCCGATGCCGGGGTTCTTCGATCGGTACATTAAGCTGGCACCTGATGGGGAACTGAACGATGCGTTGGCGGCCGGTGCCCGGCTCGAAACGCTATTGCCTGCCCAAACGCTCGAAAACCTGGGCGATTACCGGTACGCACCCGGTAAATGGACGGTCAAAGATATTGTTCAGCACCTGATTGATACCGAGCGGATTATGGCGTACCGAGCCTTACGGTTTGCTCGCAACGATCAAACCCGGTTGCCAGGCTTTGAAGAAGACGATTTTGCGCAGTACGCCCAGGCGTCGCGCCGGTCGCTGACCGATCTGTACGACGAATACGCGCTGCAACGGCAGTCGACACGGGCGTTATTTCGGAGTTTCGATGCCGGGATGCTACAGCGTACGGGCATCTGTTTCAACCAGACTATCTCGGTTCTGGCGTTAGGGTTTGTGCTGGTTGGCCACCCAATACACCACGCCCGGGTGATTCAGGAGCGGTATGTGCCGGGTGTACAAAAATAG